From Candidatus Cloacimonadota bacterium, one genomic window encodes:
- a CDS encoding DUF58 domain-containing protein has translation MSNNNQYLSEEFLATIDKFNLRARLIVEGFIIGLHKSPYHGFSVEFSDHRQYNPGDAIRKIDWKVYAKTNRYYIKRYEEETNLKAYIIVDHSNSMGYASEKISKLEYAKAFASALSYLMISQQDAVGLLTYTNKITSYIPPRSMKTYLNIIFKELINLEAKEQTQTADVLHSLADRIRKRGLIILISDMIDDPDKILQGLQHFRHQKHEVILFHIQDKQELDFNFKKETEFIDAETNEKITVNPWQIRKDYYNAYQKNVTYLKTKCHESFIEYNPITTDTPFEQNLLQYLIKRSKLM, from the coding sequence ATGTCTAACAACAACCAATATCTCTCCGAAGAATTTTTAGCGACCATCGATAAATTCAATCTGCGTGCTCGTTTGATTGTCGAAGGTTTTATTATTGGTCTGCATAAATCACCTTATCACGGATTCAGCGTGGAGTTTTCCGATCATCGCCAGTATAATCCAGGTGATGCAATTCGGAAAATCGATTGGAAGGTATATGCCAAAACTAATCGTTATTATATCAAAAGGTATGAAGAAGAAACAAATCTGAAAGCTTATATAATTGTTGATCACAGCAATTCTATGGGATATGCTTCGGAAAAAATATCAAAGCTTGAATATGCCAAAGCATTTGCTTCTGCTTTGTCTTATTTAATGATCTCGCAACAAGATGCTGTCGGACTTCTGACTTACACCAACAAAATTACCAGCTATATTCCACCGCGTTCGATGAAAACTTATCTGAACATTATTTTTAAAGAACTAATCAATCTGGAAGCAAAAGAACAAACTCAAACTGCTGATGTTCTGCATTCTCTTGCTGACCGGATCAGGAAAAGAGGTTTGATCATCCTCATTTCCGATATGATAGATGATCCTGATAAAATCCTGCAGGGATTACAGCATTTCCGACATCAAAAGCATGAGGTTATCCTTTTTCATATCCAGGATAAACAGGAACTGGATTTTAATTTTAAGAAAGAAACGGAATTCATCGATGCTGAAACAAATGAAAAGATCACTGTTAATCCCTGGCAGATCAGGAAAGATTATTATAATGCTTACCAGAAAAATGTGACTTATCTTAAAACAAAATGTCACGAATCTTTTATCGAATATAATCCGATCACAACAGATACACCTTTTGAGCAGAACTTGCTGCAGTATTTGATCAAACGTTCAAAATTGATGTAA
- a CDS encoding PIN domain-containing protein, whose product MESNLLFIDTSAFYAFLDHSDEKHQEIADIFEKRTEYFVTSNYILDELITLLRVRKISLVKIKPFIEALWNNEICKIIRITEEIDFEAWSMMKNYEEHLFSFTDCTSFIIMKNYNMKKVCTLDKHFLIAGFEVVS is encoded by the coding sequence ATGGAAAGTAATCTACTATTTATCGATACAAGTGCTTTCTATGCTTTTCTCGATCATAGTGATGAGAAACATCAGGAAATTGCTGATATTTTCGAAAAACGAACAGAATATTTTGTGACATCGAATTATATTTTAGATGAGTTAATTACTCTTCTTCGTGTTCGTAAAATTTCACTGGTAAAGATTAAACCTTTTATCGAAGCATTGTGGAATAATGAAATTTGTAAAATAATTAGAATTACCGAAGAAATCGATTTCGAAGCCTGGTCAATGATGAAAAATTATGAAGAACATTTATTCAGCTTTACCGATTGTACTTCTTTTATAATAATGAAAAATTATAATATGAAAAAAGTGTGCACCTTGGATAAACATTTTCTAATTGCCGGTTTTGAAGTTGTCAGTTAA